TTTCTGGAGTACATCCTGTTGTGcacatgtttgctgtgtatgatgggagttgcaatcctgtATGACTTATAATTAGGGAAGGACATGGGCGAATTTATGTTTCTCCAGTACATCCCTTCCTGCATCCTAAACAGTgtttgctgtggatgatgggagttgcaatcccatATGACTCATAATTGGGGAAGGACTTGGAACAGGTGCATGATGTGCATTTAGGTTTCTATAGTACATCCCTTCCTGCATCCTAAACTATGtctgctgtggatgatgggagttgcaatcctgtACGGCTCATAACTGGGGAAAGACATGAGTAGGTGTGAGATGTGCATTTCAGTTTCTCCAATACGGACTTTCCTGCATACTAAACTATgtttgctgtggatgatgggagttgcaatcctgtACGACTCATTACTGGGGAAGGCAATGAGTAGGTGCATGGTGTGCATTTAGGTTTCTGGAGTACATCCTGTTGTGCATCCTAAGCTATgtttgctgtggatgatgggagttgcaatcctgtATGACTTATAATTAGGGAAGGACATGGGTGCATTTAGGTTTCTCCAGTACATCCCTTCCTGCATCCTAAACTGTgtttgctgtggatgatgggaattgcaatcctgTATGACTTATAATTAGGGAAGGACTTGGAACAGGTGCATGATGTGCATTTAGGTTTCTATAGTACATCCCTTCCTGCATCCTAAACTGTGTTTgttgtggatgatgggagttgcaatcctatATGACTCATAATTGGGGAAGGACTTGGAACAGGTGCCTGATGTGCATTTAGGTTTCTATAGTACATCCCTTCCTGCATCCTAAACTGTgtttgctgtggatgatgggagctgcaatcctgtACGACTCATAACTAGGGAAGGCGATGAGTAGATGCATGGTGTGCATGTAGGTTTCCGCATTGCATCCCTAACTATGtctgctgtggatgatgggagttgcaatcctgtACGGCTCATAACTGGGGAAAGAAATGAGTAGGTGCGTGATGTGCATTTCAGTTTCTCCAATAAGGACTTTCCTGCATACTAAACTATgtttgctgtggatgatgggagttgcaatcctgtACGACCCATAACTGGGGAAGGTGATGAATAGGTGCATGGTGTGCATTTAGGTTTCTGGAGTACATCCCGTTTTGCATCCTAAACCATGTTTGCTGTggatgatgagagttgcaatCCTGTATGACTTATAATTAGGGAAGGACTTGGAACAGGTACATGGCGTGCATTTAGGTTTCTGTAGTATATCCCTTCCTGCCATCCTAAACTGTgtttgctgtggatgatgggagttgcaatcctatAGGACTCATAATTGGGGAAGGACTTGGAACAGGTGCATGATATGCATTTAAGTTTCTGCAGTATGTTCCTTCCTGCATCCTAAATTATGCTTGCTGTggatgatgagagttgcaatCCTGGGGAAGGAAATGAGTAGGTGCACGACGTGCATGTAGGTTTCCGCAGTGCATCCCTTCCTGCATCCTAAACTATGTCTGCTgtaaatgatgggagttgcaatcctatATGACTTATAATTAGGGAAGGACATGTGTGCATTTAGGTTTCTGCAGTATGTTCCTTCCTGCATCCTAAATTATTTTTgcagtggatgatgggagttgcaatcctgcACGACTCCTAACTGGGGAAGGAGATGAGTAGGTGCATGATGTGCATTTAAGTTTCTGCAGTATGTTCCTTCCTGCATCCTAAATTATTTTTGCAGTGGGTGATGGGCGTTGCAATCCTGCACGACTCCTAACTGGGGAAGGACACGAGTAGGTGCATGATGTGCACTTAGCTTCCTACTCTGCAGGACATCCCTTGCTTTCGTCAGGGAGAAGCTGCGCTGCTTCACGCAAGGCTGccctcttctccttccctctccttcccttcctctcctgccAAAAGGAAAATGTGATTCATCTCATGGAGgctgcaaaacaaaacaaggccGGAGAGGGAAAGAGCAAAGCAAGGAAGGGCGGGGGAATCTCTCCAAAGCTCCTGCCGCAGCAGCTGCTCTGAGCAAAGAAAACAAACAGGAAGGCCAGAAGCAAAGCGGCCCATTTTGGGGAGGGACAACAATGCCCCGATGCAACAATATCAAGCTGCATGCGGGGCAACTTCGGCCCTtcgtccgggtgttttggacttcaactcggccgttcctaacagcctcaggccctttccttttgcccctccgccgcttaagcggcggaggggcaaaaggaacgggcctgaggctgttaggaacggccgagttgaagtccaaaacacccggacgaAGGGCCAAAGTCGCCCGGCGCCTAGTGCAAATGCACCCTCACTTCAACTCCCCTTTGTGCACGCTGCAAGACTGGCGGGTGAAAGGAACAGCTGCGACGACACCACAGGACACGGCGAAGACGTGGCGGAACAACGGGGTTCACGGAGAGAGCAGGGCGGGTTGTGCAAATTCACTAACAGTGTCTACTGAGCAAGACATTCATCTGGAGGGAACGGGGGATTCGGGGGTTCTGGGGAGAAGAGGGGTTACCCTGTACctattttttttgctatttaaCTATTTTTTTACAGTCCCCACTCAAGACACAACGGATGTGCTTCAATAGATGTGAAGCAGGGTCGGATCGGAGACGCCCACCGATCCGACACACGCATGGCGGAAACACAATCCTCGTTCCAATCCGCACGCACACACTCCCAGGCACGCATCCGACTCTCCTTTCCCCCGTCCCCGGTGCTCCTCTCCCCGCAAAGCAAACCCCCTTTTGTCTCTCAAAGAAGGGCTCCTTTCTTCAGCCGCTCCGAAGCGCCCGCCGGTTCTCCTCTGCCCTCGCGGAGAACGCCGGCGGCGGTGCCCATCGCCACGGCCGCCCCATTGGTTCCGGCGCCGGCCTCGTGGACCTCGCTGCGGCACGGGTTCATGGAGTAGCTGAAGACGCTGGGCAGGAAGGGCAAAGGCTGACCCTTGTCGTCGGGGACCACCATGTTCAATGCCACCGGCAGAGTGAAATTGTATGGGTAGGCCGCCGCCAAGAGCTGGTGCCCATACATTAACGGGTAGGGGTCCGGGTAGAAGCCCATCTTGCCGTCCCCGTCGCTGCCGCCCGCCTTGTTGAACTGGATGGCGCTCGGGTAGGCCAGGAACGAAGCCTTGTCCTCTAAGTCCTTCCGGGTCCGGCAGCTTCCCGGAACCAGTAGCGGCAACGGGTACTCCTGGACCGGGTATCGCTCCTCTTCCAGGTCCGGCGGCTGTGGTGCTGGCGGCACTAGGACCTCCTTCTGGACCAAGCCGGTGTGCGAGATGACAGGGTCTTGGAGGGAGTGCGGCAAACTCGGGGGCACTTCCACGAGGCCGGGGACAGCCTCCAGGACGGGCGGTTGGGAGGGGATGTGTTCGGAGAAAGGGGAGCCGCCTTCCTCCGGCAGAGGGGAGCTCTCCACCGGCAGCATCGGTGCCAGAGTCCGGACGTCGTACGGCGTTAGGTCCATTGGCGGAGGGTCGTCCTCCGGCGCTTCCTGTTGGATAACAGGGGCTTCCCCGCTGGAGGATGACACCTGCATCTCTTGAGTGGTCTCTTCCTTGACGATGGGCGAGAGAGGGGGTGCTGGGGGCACGTCGGGGGTCTTCTTGGAGTAGGCGATGACGGTGGTGGGAGTCGGCAAGGGGAGAGCTGGAGATGGCGGGGCTTCCGGCTCCTTGTTCTCATGCCGCTTCATGTGGCGGCTGAGCGCTGCGGCGGTCTTGCAGACCTTTGTGCAATGGGTGCAGGTGAACCTCGCCAGAGGCTTGCGGCCCACACGGTGGGGAGTGCCCAGCATGGACGCCAAGGAATGGTCCTCCTTCCCGAACCGCCCGTGCACCCGCTCGTGTTTTCTCAGTTTCTTGAGAGCGGAGAAGAGTTTGCCACAAATGCTGCACTCGTGCTTCCACTCCGAGCCCCGTCCACTCCCGGTTTTGGGTGCTTGATCCGTTCCTTCGCCCTCCGAAGTGCCCCCGGGTGCATCAGTGGACATTGGCTCGCTGGTCCCCATGCTGGCATCGTCTTtgacctcctcttcttcctcttcctcctcttcttcttcctcagccTCCTTATCCTTCTCAGTGCGTTTCAACCAGCGCAGGGAACGCAACTTGCGACGCCACCGCGACTTCTTCACCTTTGGCATGGCGTTGCTGGTGCCACCGCCGCTGCACGTCTTCCGTTTGGGCTTGTAGCTGTAATACGGTCGCCAGAGCTGGTCTTCGGCATCTCCCCGGTCGCTCTCCTCCTCGCCGCTCTCATTAGCATATGTGCCATGAGGTCCCAGCAGCGGTGGTGGCTGCTTGTCACCATTCTGGTCCCAACCGAAATCGAAGCGCCTGCCTCCGACACGGCTGCCTTTATCCAGCATGAGATCCGTCTCTGAGATCCGCCGCTTGACGATGGCTTCTTCACCGATGCGCACCGTGATCTGGCAGAGTGGTGCAGCGCGGTTTTCGGAGGCGGTCCCTACGTATGCTGGCTTTGCCATGTAAGTCATGGTACGCCCGGCCCGTGGACCCTTCGCTCTGTGCCCGTGTTCAGACCCATTCTCTTCTGAGACCCGCTCATCCGTCTTCTGGGACTGGATGTATTCCTTGAGTACTTGTTTCTTGATGGGTTTGGTCACAATCGTGGAAGGCAGAGTCTGCGGCAGGAGAGGCGGAGGCCCCGGATCTAACGATGGATCTGAAGACTTGCTGTTATATGTGATCACCGAAGGGGCCTGTGATTTCACCGAAGTACTATGGACGATCACAGAAGAAGTTGGCCTCCCATAGGCGATGACCGTGGGGGCCTCCGCCGCAGCCCCTGGCCGCTCGTCCGGCTGGACTGCGTCATCGATTGGTGGGAGCACAGGCATCTCCCGGATGGCGTCTTGCTGCTGAAAGCATTCTCCCTCTGGCAGATCCAAGGTGCTGCCATTGGTTGCGAAGACATCGCTGGGACCCAACGAGGAGACTAAGTTTCCATCTAAAGAGTCGTTTTCCCCCAACGTCATAGGGATGGGCTGAGTGGAGAGCAAGAGGTTATCTGGGACCAGCCCTTGGCTGTAAGTCTTGTAGGGCCTTTTTTGGGAGCGCATAGGCAAGAGCCGGTAGAGTTTCAGAGCGTTGAGCTTAGGCTTATAGCCGCCGTTGGGGGTCTTTTCTGAAGAGATGAGACCAGGGTTGATTCCATGGAAGGCTTTCTGGTGGGTCTTCAGGTTGTAGTAAGTGACAAATGTCTCCCAGCAGAAGATGCACTGGTATCGCCGTTCCCCCGTGTGCCAGACCTCGTGCTTGGTGCGGTACTCAGCCAGGGCAAAGACCTTGTCGCAGTAACGGCACGGGTATTTCCGCCGCCACGAATGGACGTTGGAGTGGCGCTTGAGGCTCGAAAGGGTCATGTAGGATCGCTCGCAGACAGTGCAGAAATAGATGATGTGGCCGTCCACCACTTTGACAAAGTGGTCTTGGTCGGAGATATAGTCCATGCGCGGCAGGCTGCGGTGGCGGAACATCATGCCTTTCTTGGTAGAGGCGGATGCTGCCGCCGGCTTGGGAGGCAGGACGGGGTCCGACGGTGTGTCACTGCCTCCTAAAGCGTTCTCCTTGGGCTCCTCCACCTCCTTGCATAAGACTTCATGCGTCTGTAGCCGTTTGATGTGAATGAAGCTCTTCCCGCAGTGCCGGCAGGACAAGGAACGCCGCGTCCGGTGCAGCTTCATGTGGAGGCTGAGCGCCGAAGACGTGGTGAAGCTGCGGCCGCAGGTTCCGCAGCAAAAAGTGCTACTGGCCGGATACGGAGCTCCCGGCGGGGACGAAGGCGCCTGGACCGGGTTGTCATTGTTGGTGACAGAAGCAGAGGGAGAAGTGTCCTGGTCCCAAGCATTACTTCCTTTCAGCGCAAAAGCAAGGTCTGGAGTTGGCGGTGGCACCGCGGCAACCGAGCTGAGGTTGTACAGGATCTTGGCCGTCTCTTGTTCGGCATCAGGCCGAGCATCTTCCACTGGGCTGAGTGCTTTGGTCGATTCCTCCAAACAGAAAGGGCTGGAAGGCTCGGCTAAGCGGGAAGAGCAGGTGAGGTCGATCGGCGACCCGCAAGGCCTGGAGGGGCTGGCCGCACCGGAGTCGTCCATCTTGGCCCCTGCTGAGGAGTCATCCAAGTCCTCCAAGCGGGAGATGCCGAGGCGCCGGCCGACGGCTCCAATCTCCTTCGCGGCCGCCGGGCTGGGCACTGAGAGGTGGGAGTTGTAGATGAAGTTGAGGATGTCGGAGAAGACGTCGGCTTGGATGTCGGGAAGCTCCAGGATCTGGCCTGCTTGGCGGCACACCGACTCCTCGGAGAGCACTTCCTTGAAGTAGGGGCTGGAGGCGGCGAGGACGTTCTTATGGGCCTTGAACTTGGTGTCTTCCGCGATGATGGTGATGTCGCAAAACTGGCCGCGCAGGCGCTGCTCGT
This sequence is a window from Anolis carolinensis isolate JA03-04 chromosome 6, rAnoCar3.1.pri, whole genome shotgun sequence. Protein-coding genes within it:
- the zbtb4 gene encoding zinc finger and BTB domain-containing protein 4 — its product is MAPVVEVTDVSHSSSLLVQLNEQRLRGQFCDITIIAEDTKFKAHKNVLAASSPYFKEVLSEESVCRQAGQILELPDIQADVFSDILNFIYNSHLSVPSPAAAKEIGAVGRRLGISRLEDLDDSSAGAKMDDSGAASPSRPCGSPIDLTCSSRLAEPSSPFCLEESTKALSPVEDARPDAEQETAKILYNLSSVAAVPPPTPDLAFALKGSNAWDQDTSPSASVTNNDNPVQAPSSPPGAPYPASSTFCCGTCGRSFTTSSALSLHMKLHRTRRSLSCRHCGKSFIHIKRLQTHEVLCKEVEEPKENALGGSDTPSDPVLPPKPAAASASTKKGMMFRHRSLPRMDYISDQDHFVKVVDGHIIYFCTVCERSYMTLSSLKRHSNVHSWRRKYPCRYCDKVFALAEYRTKHEVWHTGERRYQCIFCWETFVTYYNLKTHQKAFHGINPGLISSEKTPNGGYKPKLNALKLYRLLPMRSQKRPYKTYSQGLVPDNLLLSTQPIPMTLGENDSLDGNLVSSLGPSDVFATNGSTLDLPEGECFQQQDAIREMPVLPPIDDAVQPDERPGAAAEAPTVIAYGRPTSSVIVHSTSVKSQAPSVITYNSKSSDPSLDPGPPPLLPQTLPSTIVTKPIKKQVLKEYIQSQKTDERVSEENGSEHGHRAKGPRAGRTMTYMAKPAYVGTASENRAAPLCQITVRIGEEAIVKRRISETDLMLDKGSRVGGRRFDFGWDQNGDKQPPPLLGPHGTYANESGEEESDRGDAEDQLWRPYYSYKPKRKTCSGGGTSNAMPKVKKSRWRRKLRSLRWLKRTEKDKEAEEEEEEEEEEEEVKDDASMGTSEPMSTDAPGGTSEGEGTDQAPKTGSGRGSEWKHECSICGKLFSALKKLRKHERVHGRFGKEDHSLASMLGTPHRVGRKPLARFTCTHCTKVCKTAAALSRHMKRHENKEPEAPPSPALPLPTPTTVIAYSKKTPDVPPAPPLSPIVKEETTQEMQVSSSSGEAPVIQQEAPEDDPPPMDLTPYDVRTLAPMLPVESSPLPEEGGSPFSEHIPSQPPVLEAVPGLVEVPPSLPHSLQDPVISHTGLVQKEVLVPPAPQPPDLEEERYPVQEYPLPLLVPGSCRTRKDLEDKASFLAYPSAIQFNKAGGSDGDGKMGFYPDPYPLMYGHQLLAAAYPYNFTLPVALNMVVPDDKGQPLPFLPSVFSYSMNPCRSEVHEAGAGTNGAAVAMGTAAGVLREGRGEPAGASERLKKGALL